In Candidatus Eisenbacteria bacterium, the DNA window ATTCCGGCAGGTGAGATCGAGCGGTTCGTTGTCGAGCGGATTAAGGGCATCGGAGCCGATCCGAAGCTCCAGGAAAAGGTGTTGGAAACGATCCGGGCAAATGTGAAGGGGCAGCTCGATGAACTCGACTGCGAGCGGCGGACAATCTCCAAGGACCTGAAGCGGTGGTCCGCCAGGGTCAAACGGCTTGTGGGATCGTCCTCTAAGGGTCGAGATCGGAAATCGGGGGCCGCCGCGCTTGTCGATCTCCAGGGACGCATCGAGTCCGCTGAGGGGCGACTCGGTGAGATCAATAAGCGAAAGGCCGAGCTGGAGAGTAGCCGGGTTGACGAGAAAGAACTGAATATTGCCATGGAGAATTTCGTACCGATATGGGACACCCTCTCACCACGGGAGCAAGCCCGTGCCATCCAGCTTCTTGTGGAACGCGTGGTTTATGACGGCGATATGCTCTCCATTACATTTCGACCGTCTGGGATTAAGGCATTGATCGAGGAGGGATGACGGTGATTCGTGCAGGCGGCCCGACCCTGGAGTTCAAGGTCCATTTCAGCAATGGGGACAAGGGACGTCGACGGTTGAAGAGAGGAGCCAGACCGACACCGCCATCTGTTAAACCAGGCCGGGTCCCGCGAATATCCCGCCTCATGGCCCTGGCGATCCGCTACGACGATCTAATTCGCCAAGGAATTGTAAAGGACTACGCTGATCTGGCCAGGTTAGGTGGTGTGAGCCGAGCGAGGATTAGCCAGATCATGGATTTGTTGAACCTGGCTTCGGAACTCCAGGAGGCGATCCTTTTCCTGCCTCGCACCACCAAAGGGTGCGATTCGATCCGGGAGAGAAATGTTCGTCCCATAGCCGCCATACCCCTTTGGTCTCGCCATCGCGAGATGTGGGAGAAACTGACCGCCGAGCGGATGATCTGATGACCCCGCTCAAGGTAATCTGCCGCGCCTGTATCTCACATTTCCAGCAATCCTCAAGTCTCTGGATCCCGTACATTTTTTCCTAGCGTTGCTTGGATCGGGAAGGAAGACGGAATATGAGATGTGGACCGTTATGCCGATCTCGACATAAGGACGGGATGAACCCCATATGGGTCGTTGTTGACGCCAAAGCCGAGAGCGAGCTGGGAGACATACTTTGAGTCGTCTCTGCGCAGTTTGGAGCTGCAATTCAAGGGTGGCCTGATGATGGACGACAATCCGGCGCTGTTCACCGACCCCAAGGAAGCCGAGCTAGAAGCCACCGGGCGACTGATGGCCATGAGGGCTGCAAAGGCCATTGCCAAAATGGAGCTGGGGCCAGGCTGCAGGATGTCACCCGAATCGAGCTGCCAGGGGCAGATGGGAAGGTGGTCTTCGAGTCAGAGTTGCCGCAAATCGATCAGTAAACCTCTGAGTACCTGAGCAAGCGCACGTTTAACAAACTCAGCGATGCTATTTCTGAATTTCTCCTTTCCTATTCCGAAACGCGGTTGTTGTATCGGCCCCACCCGAGGGGCTAGTGTGGTGGACACCGAGTCATTAGAGACAACCAGAATATTTATGTGATGAGGATCCTTCTATGGAGATCGAAGCT includes these proteins:
- a CDS encoding recombinase family protein — protein: IPAGEIERFVVERIKGIGADPKLQEKVLETIRANVKGQLDELDCERRTISKDLKRWSARVKRLVGSSSKGRDRKSGAAALVDLQGRIESAEGRLGEINKRKAELESSRVDEKELNIAMENFVPIWDTLSPREQARAIQLLVERVVYDGDMLSITFRPSGIKALIEEG